Proteins encoded within one genomic window of Triticum aestivum cultivar Chinese Spring chromosome 2D, IWGSC CS RefSeq v2.1, whole genome shotgun sequence:
- the LOC123051026 gene encoding zinc finger BED domain-containing protein RICESLEEPER 2 isoform X2 yields MASRSQIWEHFTKVFDDKGLVKEGKCKYCDRPIQATTSINGTTAMRRHFGTCKRSPNKKMDPNQTTLQATPGDGINTWRYDAEKVRKAFAVMVIEDELPFAFGEKSGFRKFISVACPRFSPPSRRTCTRDTVKIYLDEKCKLKKFFKENCGSVCVTTDCWTSQQQDGYMVVTAHFIDEEWKYHKKIINFIMVKGHKGKDLGKNLQRCLMEWGLERVMTVTVDNASNNDGCIVHLRKCMVEAKTSIAAGKFLHMRCAAHIVNLIVQDGLKEVELSIKRVRAAVRYIKNGTSRLVKFKELALEEKVKSKAFLNLDVCTRWNSTYIMLKAAITYAKVFTRYCEDDPLYALDLSEEKGGFGYPDEMDWENARKMAAFLAHFYDLTVRVSSSLHVTSNNFLFEVGNIHILVQNWMSSTDPLQKAMAERMKEKFDKYWGSWHENEKVKDKGPIVNERGKGKKKEKEEKEKENLNLLIFIAAALDPRYKLSDFTRLTTLEIFGVESGEKVWYAVNKCVRELFEEYRVRLTTPEPTTPAISQVTIEGGGASMMKELIASRLRQNNSGGSASSKSELEKYLAEDSEDPDKKIDILGWWKENSSRFPILANMARDILAIPITTVASESAFSTSGRILDDFRTSLTPFMVQALVCTQDWLRRSTDPVDIKENLEELEVLEKELIEEFGDKVKGKRKFNGGVVASSMAKSNKCASRPTK; encoded by the exons ATGGCGTCAAGATCACAAATCTGGGAGCATTTTACCAAAGTTTTTGATGACAAGGGGTTAGTAAAGGAAGGAAAATGCAAGTATTGTGACCGACCAATTCAAGCTACTACATCAATCAATGGAACAACAGCAATGCGCAGGCACTTTGGTACATGCAAGCGCAGTCCGAATAAGAaaatggatccaaatcagaccACTTTGCAAGCAACTCCAGGAGATGGCATTAATACTTGGAGATATGATGCAGAAAAAGTTAGGAAGGCATTTGCTGTGATGGTCATAGAGGATGAACTGCCTTTTGCATTTGGTGAGAAATCTGGATTCAGAAAGTTCATTTCAGTCGCTTGCCCCCGCTTTAGTCCACCATCAAGAAGAACTTGTACTAGGGACACTGTCAAAATCTATCTAGATGAGAAATGCAAGTTGAAAAAGTTTTTCAAAGAGAATTGTGGAAGTGTGTGTGTAACCACTGATTGTTGGACTTCTCAGCAGCAAGATGGCTATATGGTAGTGACTGCACACTTCATTGATGAAGAGTGGAAGTATCATAAGAAGATTATTAATTTCATTATGGTGAAGGGCCACAAAGGGAAGGATCTTGGGAAGAACTTGCAGAGATGTTTGATGGAATGGGGGCTAGAGAGAGTTATGACAGTCACCGTGGATAATGCAAGCAATAATGATGGCTGCATTGTTCACTTGAGAAAGTGCATGGTTGAGGCCAAAACTAGCATAGCTGCTGGAAAGTTTTTGCATATGAGATGTGCGGCACATATTGTCAACCTTATTGTACAAGATGGCCTAAAAGAAGTTGAACTTTCAATCAAACGTGTCCGAGCTGCTGTGCGATACATCAAGAATGGGACTTCTCGGTTGGTAAAATTCAAAGAGCTAGCATTGGAAGAAAAAGTTAAGAGCAAAGCATTCTTGAACCTAGATGTATGCACTCGGTGGAACTCAACTTACATAATGTTGAAGGCTGCCATCACCTACGCGAAGGTGTTTACAAGGTACTGTGAGGATGACCCATTGTATGCGTTGGACTTGTCTGAAGAAAAAGGAGGATTTGGGTATCCAGATGAAATGGATTGGGAAAATGCTAGGAAAATGGCTGCCTTTCTTGCTCATTTTTATGATCTTACTGTTCGTGTGTCATCCTCACTTCATGTCACTTCCAACAACTTTCTTTTCGAGGTTGGCAATATACACATATTGGTTCAAAATTGGATGAGCAGTACAGATCCTTTGCAAAAAGCTATGGCAGAGAGGATGAAAGAAAAGTTTGACAAATACTGGGGGTCTTGGCATGAGAATGAAAAGGTGAAGGATAAGGGTCCTATTGTAAATGAAagagggaaagggaagaagaaggagaaggaggagaaggagaaggaaaatctCAACTTGCTCATTTTTATTGCTGCAGCTCTTGATCCAAGGTATAAGCTTTCTGATTTCACTAGGCTCACTACTTTGGAAATATTTGGTGTTGAGTCTGGAGAGAAGGTGTGGTATGCTGTCAACAAATGTGTTCGCGAGTTGTTTGAAGAATACCGAGTAAGATTGACTACACCAGAACCAACAACACCAGCCATTAGCCAAGTAACAATAGAAGGAGGAGGAGCAAGTATGATGAAGGAACTAATTGCAAGTAGGTTGAGGCAAAATAATAGTGGAGGAAGTGCAAGTAGTAAATCTGAGCttgaaaaataccttgctgaagacTCTGAAGACCCTGACAAAAAAATTGACATCCTAGGATGGTGGAAAGagaattcatctaggtttccaatCTTGGCAAATATGGCTCGTGATATTCTTGCTATCCCCATTACAACTGTGGCTTCTGAGTCTGCCTTTAGCACAAGTGGACGCATACTTGATGACTTTAGGACATCTCTAACTCCGTTTATGGTGCAAGCTTTAGTTTGTACGCAAGACTGGCTGAGAAGGTCAACAGATCCGGTCGACATCAAGGAGAACTTGGAAGAATTAGAAGTGCTAGAAAAAG AGTTGATTGAAGAATTTGGTGACAAGGTGAAGGGAAAGCGCAAGTTCAATGGTGGTGTTGTTGCTTCTTCCATGGCCAAGTCAAACAAGTGTGCAAGTCGACCAACAAAGTGA
- the LOC123051026 gene encoding uncharacterized protein isoform X3 codes for MAPSDGPGGDHRARPSMRDRPAAAGECEADGVAEEEEEAAARRGCYPNPAPRGKQVVVEETSGKGAPADGVQDVVQRLGLCRHPARRRPLQFGEGTSAAGAEEAVRTCSQIGPAASCVPVASGGRGGGGGRGDRCVYIYGCTSRPQASKLAPTSDLAPKVICLILEEEGDIDKFKGYKPSAADVSKAKREPPKPNNEVQLSSVKGTGPDGGILKADIEDYLASVAKGGKGESFAASGLACTDIPNAQIRKVTADRLLASKQTIPHYYLTVDTPVDKLIKLLGELNLLQEASGGKKISKDLVRKDADKTGLATIGEEVKQLAQRARDNSLKPQDYEAFSDFPDFVCSDRGGYPGSNNGKCNYISKMNFYLRAGSMSDDVILVSDGEESSNYSLRFEELKGFKNSSNSSKGLVQKIDSDYYTEMLSILESEHDEGLKDKDDAFMSVDAEVDAEADAEAAAAEAGDESFLRSIIEDEDAEAKVGEGANPEAAQDDKPKDGSKWRQDHKSGSILPKFLMTRG; via the exons ATGGCGCCGTCCGACGGACCCGGCGGCGACCACCGCGCGCGCCCGTCCATGCGCGACAGGCCCGCCGCGGCGGGCGAGTGCGAGGCCGACGGcgtcgcggaggaggaggaggaggccgcggcgAGGCGCGGCTGCTACCCCAACCCCGCTCCCCGCGGCAAGCAGGTCGTGGTGGAGGAGACGAGCGGCAAGGGCGCGCCTGCCGATGGCGTCCAGGACGTCGTCCAGAGGCTCGGGCTCTGCCGCCACCCCGCTCGCCGACGCCCTCTACAGTTCGGCGAGGGCACCTCCGCAGCCGGCGCCGAGGAGGCCGTGCGGACGTGCTCGCAGATCGGCCCCGCGGCTTCCTGCGTCCCGGTGGCGAGTGGAGGGCGAGGAGGCGGAGGGGGTCGCGGTGACAGGTGCGTGTACATCTACGGCTGCACCTCAAGGCCGCAGGCTTCCAAGCTCGCGCCAACAAGCGATCTCGCGCCCAAG GTAATTTGTTTGATTCTGGAAGAAGAAGGTGACATCGATAAGTTTAAAGGTTACAAACCATCGGCTGCAGATGTATCAAAGGCTAAGCGGGAACCTCCCAAGCCTAACAAT GAGGTCCAACTGTCAAGTGTAAAAGGCACCGGTCCTGACGGTGGTATTCTGAAGGCAGACATTGAAGATTACTTGG CTTCTGTAGCCAAGGGTGGCAAGGGCGAGTCTTTTGCAGCTTCAGGATTAGCTTGCACTGATATTCCAAATGCGCAGATAAGAAAG GTTACTGCAGACCGCCTCTTAGCCTCTAAACAAACCATCCCACATTACTACTTGACAGTTGACACACCCGTTGACAAACTTATCAA GTTGCTAGGGGAACTGAACCTACTGCAGGAAgcatctggtggaaagaagatatCTAAAGACCTTGTTAGAAAG GATGCAGACAAGACAGGACTTGCTACAATCGGTGAGGAGGTGAAGCAGTTGGCTCAAAGAGCGAGGGATAACAGCTTAAAACCACAAGACTATGAG GCATTTAGTGATTTTCCAGATTTTGTCTGTAGTGATAGGGGAGGCTACCCTGGGTCTAATAATGGAAAATGCAATTATATCTCGAAG ATGAATTTTTATCTCAGGGCTGGTTCCATGAGTGATGATGTGATACTAGTTTCAGATGGAGAGGAATCAAGTAATTATTCTCTTCGATTTGAAGAGTTAAAG GGTTTTAAAAATTCCTCCAACAGCTCAAAGGGCCTAGTGCAGAAGATAGACAGCGACTATTATACTGAG ATGCTTTCTATACTGGAATCTGAACATGATGAGGGATTGAAGGACAAAGATGATGCATTTATGAGTGTAGATGCAGAGGTAGATGCAGAAGCAGATGCAGAAGCAGCGGCTGCAGAAGCAGGAGACGAATCATTCTTACGTAGCAtcattgaagatgaagatgccgaagcAAAAGTTGGTGAAGGTGCCAATCCAGAAGCTGCTCAAGATGACAAGCCAAAGGACGGAAGCAAATGGCGTCAAGATCACAAATCTGGGAGCATTTTACCAAAGTTTTTGATGACAAGGGGTTAG
- the LOC123051026 gene encoding uncharacterized protein isoform X4 has translation MAPSDGPGGDHRARPSMRDRPAAAGECEADGVAEEEEEAAARRGCYPNPAPRGKQVVVEETSGKGAPADGVQDVVQRLGLCRHPARRRPLQFGEGTSAAGAEEAVRTCSQIGPAASCVPVASGGRGGGGGRGDRCVYIYGCTSRPQASKLAPTSDLAPKVICLILEEEGDIDKFKGYKPSAADVSKAKREPPKPNNEVQLSSVKGTGPDGGILKADIEDYLASVAKGGKGESFAASGLACTDIPNAQIRKVTADRLLASKQTIPHYYLTVDTPVDKLIKLLGELNLLQEASGGKKISKDLVRKDADKTGLATIGEEVKQLAQRARDNSLKPQDYEAFSDFPDFVCSDRGGYPGSNNGKCNYISKMNFYLRAGSMSDDVILVSDGEESSNYSLRFEELKGFKNSSNSSKGLVQKIDSDYYTEWVQLDLEQCDLVTKPSALYRLSGSYPSILWLPFVHATTMAPRSPRA, from the exons ATGGCGCCGTCCGACGGACCCGGCGGCGACCACCGCGCGCGCCCGTCCATGCGCGACAGGCCCGCCGCGGCGGGCGAGTGCGAGGCCGACGGcgtcgcggaggaggaggaggaggccgcggcgAGGCGCGGCTGCTACCCCAACCCCGCTCCCCGCGGCAAGCAGGTCGTGGTGGAGGAGACGAGCGGCAAGGGCGCGCCTGCCGATGGCGTCCAGGACGTCGTCCAGAGGCTCGGGCTCTGCCGCCACCCCGCTCGCCGACGCCCTCTACAGTTCGGCGAGGGCACCTCCGCAGCCGGCGCCGAGGAGGCCGTGCGGACGTGCTCGCAGATCGGCCCCGCGGCTTCCTGCGTCCCGGTGGCGAGTGGAGGGCGAGGAGGCGGAGGGGGTCGCGGTGACAGGTGCGTGTACATCTACGGCTGCACCTCAAGGCCGCAGGCTTCCAAGCTCGCGCCAACAAGCGATCTCGCGCCCAAG GTAATTTGTTTGATTCTGGAAGAAGAAGGTGACATCGATAAGTTTAAAGGTTACAAACCATCGGCTGCAGATGTATCAAAGGCTAAGCGGGAACCTCCCAAGCCTAACAAT GAGGTCCAACTGTCAAGTGTAAAAGGCACCGGTCCTGACGGTGGTATTCTGAAGGCAGACATTGAAGATTACTTGG CTTCTGTAGCCAAGGGTGGCAAGGGCGAGTCTTTTGCAGCTTCAGGATTAGCTTGCACTGATATTCCAAATGCGCAGATAAGAAAG GTTACTGCAGACCGCCTCTTAGCCTCTAAACAAACCATCCCACATTACTACTTGACAGTTGACACACCCGTTGACAAACTTATCAA GTTGCTAGGGGAACTGAACCTACTGCAGGAAgcatctggtggaaagaagatatCTAAAGACCTTGTTAGAAAG GATGCAGACAAGACAGGACTTGCTACAATCGGTGAGGAGGTGAAGCAGTTGGCTCAAAGAGCGAGGGATAACAGCTTAAAACCACAAGACTATGAG GCATTTAGTGATTTTCCAGATTTTGTCTGTAGTGATAGGGGAGGCTACCCTGGGTCTAATAATGGAAAATGCAATTATATCTCGAAG ATGAATTTTTATCTCAGGGCTGGTTCCATGAGTGATGATGTGATACTAGTTTCAGATGGAGAGGAATCAAGTAATTATTCTCTTCGATTTGAAGAGTTAAAG GGTTTTAAAAATTCCTCCAACAGCTCAAAGGGCCTAGTGCAGAAGATAGACAGCGACTATTATACTGAG tgggttcaacttgatctggaaCAATGCGATCTTGTCACCAAACCGTCAGCTCTATATAGATTATCAGGGTCATATCCATCCATTCTATGGTTGCCATTTGTGCATGCAACTACTATGGCTCCAAG GTCGCCCCGGGCATAA